The Bombus fervidus isolate BK054 chromosome 1, iyBomFerv1, whole genome shotgun sequence genome includes a window with the following:
- the LOC139991872 gene encoding uncharacterized protein isoform X1, with product MHPHFSLSSFFLNISQLWLTLAERHLEQRGVDWKQAEKICFNEWSNPDDEELGIQIVKDLHRTGCSLFCGAAGRDNQAVLRRVLLGFARWNKSVGYCQGLNVLAALVLQVMDRAESAAVKVMIYLIEGVLPEGYFADNLRGLSVDMAVFRDLLRARLPKLSKHLEALQNDAKDKATGSSYEPPLTNVFTMQWFLTLFCHCLPQEAVLRVWDLIFLEGDEILLRTALAIWEGLSDRIMTVTSADEFYSIMGVLTREMLEFTDTNNLIKNIVSMGSLHGVTGLREKHRYNITPWARKLSDDEDSDTEEDERLAVAAAMFSMAQRLKKDRIPQTIGALQAMAPSSDRERLALDITTLKQQYAKLRERQRQAHIILSAACARQTMVPPPTSQAMNHLLVGKSALVSGKNRPLSLPSGAATTKIRPTTLNQNRRDRQGVTLHWKDTKKPKQKPSNLPETVECSVVTMQSTEAELASPKRSNGDSDSDSTSTELCDEPDRLSDVDSEDLTSASESCVVGTDEEKASRINGSPIREKPLDRSFLEEKIEPINVEDSKDSKSSEENLGDISIAKITDQIRRLSAEDDNNSMVPQKFSVQSKESPEEQSTKELKKEKSISDLSIDYTSDSNIIKKSSLDLNEYDYLSFSGNKISSKENEVLVHESHRSKQTTNEIVDIPRDEVATIKKDQTEDKTATTMKQDSLNIYSDYSASLDKKYDRITDKSSLDVEIENEIRSDRYKTSFDFSSRISLDLKPYETSKVGSLTSDASDTVNTERTLYGKAYVGHLPISPVTVDQKLSRVTPSIHTTHNTTVLTPETPEILHKTLESTSYSDKIQTTQTKVYSDLAKSPKTPESNKSFSSGETMGPDSKPSSLTVSPRTPVRSESRDFSMDKSLCSSVSSDSKTLVLRSADSDSTRDSTKTDAKKMYEISNSTTPISMDSLQKSEASPKLIVSSSSESCSPSKLKSSERSFSSDLQSPISANSIKYTSNFSRRGQDDVSGSPMDLSSATSPFYPISNPNQKTPTSPYSASRRRSSLDSNETSPEQKSTSSRESNKFLGYQSKFDSSIKTSDMKDVDVIARKGDTFVRPEFITRKEDSSINLTDRRINVSDVKYYQTTSTDYYRKDKDTFDDGGDDPSSEKDVVPSLPQEKLDKHYLNYRYRDRSKLLERSSSSLDSRRYADMKSSASTDEFSTSIAQKRSSDILEDIKHLEAKANDGSSDNGMLTKKSSYIWEDMKNLEARRQDTFSDSARNFSKHRLEIPDINITGESRKSYVVHPKINIDENSDSILKTMACGKSNGADDGRESKLGVWTKVKPRKKSDNGRRNSDRALKIIQENSAILQKILACQAKKRLPDLEEISKEITISPINEEISKIFSPILEKMGLNEHEINEELARINFKDFDNMTATSVSEFDAKINEELSKLSLIDETEQMDHFDVDEVISHEYLNTREALIDRKINEELSKLLANYDDHSPASMVSLDKGPSSQNISEIEGLNLSSISTNVFSYKSSSDSIDARSDLGSTQEPSIPVDKFPKYTAYAVPKYHVDDSSPKSDIDIYRELEKLDKISSAQVLPDPTLELPQKELSSIPYVPNTSPFKDVSPLRYTSKPAQYDTSPLKTSYDPYKTFDFKPKLSPKHVSTNPFVSTTYEKPVVDTAFEYINHKPEISINTYDLHLKSPMMTKESLEFRVRYDDDPVREVNTDYMSLQPEGRSITTPSKSPYFSNGNTEPLTPTKYISKEERILDTAGTSFLDYSSESSDLLRRKYDALSPKEYTHTKSTTDYDRHLGTLPPIESGTERGSYLPTRHRDYHSLSPNRQFPDHFPSTINHHYASKLSSGLSDESKRPVSHPEFPGKMNVGKYAELPDRSSSSYKKSSLSLGNIGHSSKGADNNFNTVTSPKTQFSPFPVRNAPRKPKELTLKLGLYSPKSSDIGQLKRS from the exons ATGCATCCTCATTTCTCTCTATCgtctttttttctaaatatttcacaGTTATGGCTGACACTGGCAGAACGTCATCTAGAGCAGCGCGGCGTAGATTGGAAGCAGGCTGAAAAGATCTGCTTCAACGAGTGGAGCAATCCTGACGATGAAGAGCTTGGTATACAAATCGTTAAA GACCTACACAGAACGGGCTGCAGTCTGTTTTGCGGTGCAGCTGGCAGAGACAATCAAGCGGTGCTTCGTCGAGTTCTGCTCGGTTTCGCCCGATGGAACAAGTCCGTCGGCTATTGCCAGGGCCTGAACGTGTTGGCCGCCCTCGTTCTGCAAGTAATGGATCGCGCCGAGTCCGCCGCGGTGAAGGTGATGATCTACTTGATAGAGGGTGTCCTGCCCGAGGGTTACTTCGCGGACAATCTCCGTGGCCTGTCGGTCGACATGGCGGTATTTCGAGATCTCCTCCGGGCCAGGCTGCCCAAGCTCTCGAAACATCTGGAGGCGCTGCAGAACGACGCGAAGGACAAGGCGACAG GCAGCAGTTACGAGCCACCTCTGACGAATGTGTTCACGATGCAATGGTTCCTTACTCTTTTCTGTCACTGTTTGCCACAAGAGGCTGTCCTGCGCGTATGGGACCTCATATTTCTCGAAGGAGATGAGATCTTACTTAGAACCGCACTGGCCATCTGGGAAGGACTTTCCGA TCGTATTATGACGGTGACATCGGCGGATGAGTTTTATAGTATAATGGGAGTGCTGACAAGGGAGATGCTCGAGTTCACGGATACTAATAACCTCATAAAG AATATCGTTAGTATGGGATCTCTGCATGGTGTAACGGGGCTAAGAGAGAAACATAGATACAATATCACACCTTGGGCAAGAAAATTGAGCGACGACGAGGACAGCGATACGGAGGAGGATGAAAGGCTGGCCGTGGCTGCTGCGATGTTCAGTATGGCACAGCGACTGAAGAAAg ATCGTATACCTCAAACGATTGGAGCGCTGCAGGCAATGGCACCCAGCAGCGACCGAGAACGGCTCGCTTTGGACATTACCACTTTGAAACAGCAGTACGCCAAGCTACGCGAACGTCAACGACAAGCGCATATTATACTTTCTG CTGCATGTGCAAGGCAGACCATGGTACCACCTCCTACTTCTCAGGCCATGAATCATCTTTTAGTGGGCAAAAGTGCGCTCGTGAGTGGGAAGAATCGACCCCTGAGCCTACCTTCTGGTGCTGCAACGACGAAGATAAGACCTACGACGTTAAATCAAAACCGAAGGGACAGACAAGGCGTCACGCTTCACTGGAAAGACACCAAAAAACCGAAGCAGAAACCCTCGAATTTACCAG AAACGGTGGAATGCAGCGTTGTAACAATGCAATCCACGGAAGCTGAGCTGGCTTCTCCGAAGCGGAGTAACGGTGACAGTGATAGCGACAGCACATCGACGGAATTGTGCGACGAACCGGATCGTCTCAGTGACGTTGACAGCGAAGACCTGACGTCAGCATCCGAATCCTGCGTCGTCGGTACAGACGAGGAAAAGGCCTCTCGAATCAACGGATCACCGATTCGCGAGAAGCCACTCGACCGTTCGTTTCTCGAGGAAAAGATAGAACCAATCAACGTCGAAGATTCGAAGGACTCGAAAAGCTCCGAGGAAAACCTTGGTGACATATCAATCGCTAAGATCACCGACCAAATAAGACGATTATCGGCAGAGGATGACAATAATTCCATGGTTCCTCAAAAATTTAGCGTGCAGAGCAAAGAATCACCGGAAGAACAATCGAcgaaagaattgaaaaaagagaaatccaTATCAGACTTATCTATAGATTACACTTCCGATAgtaatatcattaaaaaatcgTCATTGGATTTGAACGAATACGATTATCTAAGTTTCAGTGGCAATAAGATCAGTTCGAAGGAAAATGAAGTATTAGTGCACGAAAGCCATCGATCTAAACAGACAACAAACGAGATTGTAGATATACCTCGAGACGAAGTTGCGACAATCAAGAAAGACCAAACTGAAGACAAGACAGCTACGACTATGAAACAAGATTCTTTAAACATATACTCGGATTATTCAGCATCCTTGGACAAGAAATACGATAGAATCACAGATAAATCAAGCCTCGATGTAGagatagaaaatgaaattagatCGGATCGATATAAAACATCCTTCGATTTCTCTAGTAGAATATCTTTGGACTTGAAACCGTATGAAACTTCAAAAGTAGGAAGTTTAACCAGTGACGCTTCGGACACAGTGAATACTGAAAGAACGCTTTATGGCAAGGCCTACGTTGGTCATCTTCCTATTTCACCTGTAACAGTTGATCAAAAATTAAGCAGAGTGACACCCAGTATACATACAACGCATAATACTACTGTATTAACTCCTGAAACGCCTGAAATTCTACATAAAACGTTAGAGAGCACATCATATAGCGATAAAATACAGACGACTCAAACGAAAGTCTATTCAGACCTAGCGAAGAGTCCTAAAACACCAGAAAGCAACAAATCATTCAGTTCAGGTGAGACGATGGGACCTGATTCGAAACCATCGAGTCTGACAGTTAGCCCAAGGACGCCGGTTAGATCAGAATCTCGAGATTTCTCTATGGACAAATCGTTGTGTTCGTCAGTTAGCTCAGACTCGAAGACTTTGGTTCTTCGTTCCGCAGATTCAGACAGTACGAGGGACAGCACGAAAACCGACGCGAAGAAAATGTATGAGATTTCCAATTCGACGACACCTATCAGCATGGACTCGTTGCAGAAATCAGAAGCCAGCCCAAAACTAATCGTGAGCAGTTCCAGTGAATCGTGTAGCCCGAGTAAATTAAAGTCTTCCGAGAGGTCGTTCAGTTCGGACCTGCAATCGCCAATAAGTGCCAACTCCATAAAGTATACCTCGAATTTCAGTAGACGGGGCCAAGATGACGTGTCAGGCTCGCCAATGGACTTGAGCAGCGCTACCTCGCCGTTTTATCCGATCTCGAATCCGAATCAAAAAACTCCGACGTCCCCGTACAGTGCTTCTAGAAGAAGATCCAGTTTGGATAGCAACGAAACGTCACCTGAGCAGAAATCGACTAGTTCGAGGGAGTCGAACAAGTTCCTAGGCTATCAGTCGAAATTTGACTCTTCCATAAAGACGTCTGATATGAAAGATGTAGACGTTATAGCACGAAAAGGTGACACGTTCGTCAGACCAGAGTTCATCACGAGGAAAGAAGACTCGAGTATTAATTTGACGGATAGAAGAATCAATGTTAGCGATGTTAAGTATTATCAAACAACGAGTacggattactatcgcaaggATAAGGATACTTTTGATGACGGAGGGGATGATCCGTCATCGGAGAAAGACGTGGTACCTTCTTTGCCTCAGGAGAAGCTAGATAAACATTATTTGAACTATCGATATAGAGATAGATCGAAGTTGTTGGAAAGAAGTTCAAGCAGTTTGGACAGTAGGAGGTACGCTGATATGAAGTCATCAGCTTCCACCGATGAATTTTCAACGTCGATCGCACAGAAGAGATCCAGTGACATTTTAGAAGATATTAAACACTTGGAGGCGAAAGCAAACGATGGGTCGTCGGATAATGGGATGTTAACGAAGAAGAGTAGTTATATCTGGGAGGACATGAAGAATTTAGAGGCCAGAAGGCAGGATACCTTTAGTGATTCAGCGAGGAACTTTTCGAAACATCGTCTAGAGATACcggatataaatataactggAGAAAGCAGAAAATCGTACGTGGTACATCCGAAGATCAATATCGACGAAAATAGCGACAGCATATTGAAGACCATGGCCTGTGGTAAGAGTAACGGCGCAGATGATGGCAGGGAATCGAAGTTGGGCGTGTGGACGAAGGTGAAGCCTCGTAAAAAGAGCGACAATGGGCGGAGGAACAGCGACAGGGCATTGAAGATCATTCAAGAAAACTCCGCTATACTTCAGAAGATTCTTGCGTGTCAGGCAAAAAAGCGTCTGCCAGACCTGGAGGAGATATCGAAGGAAATTACCATTAGCCCTATAAACGAGGAGATTTCGAAGATCTTTAGTCCGATATTAGAGAAAATGGGATTAAACGAACACGAGATTAACGAGGAATTGGCGAGAATCAATTTCAAGGATTTCGACAACATGACCGCTACCAGTGTGTCCGAGTTTGATGCGAAGATCAACGAGGAATTATCGAAGCTTTCTCTGATCGACGAGACCGAGCAGATGGACCATTTCGACGTTGACGAGGTGATATCTCACGAATACTTGAACACGAGAGAAGCTCTGATAGATCGTAAGATAAACGAGGAGTTGTCGAAACTGTTGGCAAACTACGACGATCATTCTCCAGCTAGTATGGTGAGTTTGGACAAAGGACCATCCAGCCAGAATATCAGCGAGATCGAAGGACTTAACCTGTCCAGTATTTCAACTAACGTATTTTCCTATAAATCATCCAGTGACTCCATTGACGCAAGAAGCGACTTAGGCTCGACGCAGGAACCGTCCATTCCCGTTGACAAGTTTCCAAAATATACAGCATACGCCGTACCGAAGTATCACGTGGACGACTCGTCACCTAAAAGCGACATAGACATCTACAGAGAATTGGAGAAACTCGATAAGATCTCTTCTGCACAGGTGTTACCAGATCCGACTCTGGAGCTGCCACAGAAGGAATTGTCCTCGATTCCGTACGTTCCAAATACGTCGCCCTTCAAGGACGTGTCACCATTGAGGTACACTTCCAAGCCGGCTcaatacgacacttcaccccTGAAGACCTCTTACGATCCCTACAAGACCTTCGACTTCAAGCCCAAGTTGTCACCTAAACACGTTTCCACTAATCCGTTTGTGTCAACTACGTATGAGAAACCTGTAGTGGATACCGCTTTCGAGTACATTAACCATAAACCAGAGATCTCGATTAACACGTATGATCTACATTTGAAGAGTCCAATGATGACGAAAGAATCGCTAGAGTTTCGTGTCAGATACGACGATGATCCAGTCAGAGAAGTTAACACCGATTACATGTCTCTCCAGCCAGAAGGTAGATCGATCACTACCCCGAGCAAATCTCCTTATTTCAGCAATGGAAATACCGAACCGTTAACGCctacgaaatatatttctaaggAGGAGAGAATCTTGGATACTGCTGGTACCTCGTTTTTGGACTATTCCAGCGAATCTTCCGACCTTCTTCGTCGAAAATACGACGCTCTGTCTCCTAAGGAGTACACTCATACCAAGAGTACGACGGATTATGATAGACACTTAGGCACGTTACCTCCTATAGAATCTGGAACGGAGAGAGGATCGTATTTACCGACGAGACACCGAGATTATCATTCTCTATCACCGAATCGTCAGTTTCCTGATCACTTTCCTTCTACTATCAATCATCACTACGCCTCGAAACTTTCGTCGGGTCTCTCTGACGAATCGAAACGACCGGTTTCTCATCCAGAATTCCCTGGCAAGATGAATGTTGGGAAATATGCAGAATTACCCGATAGAAGTTCCAGCAGTTACAAGAAATCATCTCTGAGTTTAGGAAACATAGGACACTCGAGTAAAGGAGCTGATAATAATTTCAACACTGTGACCAGTCCAAAAACGCAGTTCAGTCCCTTTCCTGTTAGAAACGCTCCTAGGAAGCCGAAAGAACTCACACTGAAACTGGGCCTCTACTCGCCCAAGAGTTCTGATATAGGACAGTTAAAAAGATCATAG